GGGAGAGACCCTCTGCAGGACCGCCAAGTTCTGGTTCGGTATCCTTACCAAGGAAGGCATCAACAACCACTACATCTCCGAGCCCTCCAAGGACAGGATGGACGTCAAGCGCGTCCAGGTCATCAGGGACTACTCCAAGATCGACGGCAAGACCACCAACTACCTCATCCCCCTGGAGATCATCTGCAGGCATTACGCCGCCGGTTCCCTCCTCGACAGGGTCAAGGCGGGGAAGATCACCGCCGAGCAGCTCGGATTCCCCAAGGGCCACGAGGTCAAGTACGGCGAGAAGCTCCCCCGGCCCTTCGTCGAGGCGACCACCAAGCTCGAGGAGACCGACAGGAACCTTACCACCGCCGAGGCCAAGGAGATGGCAGGTCTGACCGATGCGGAGTACGACGAGATCGTCAAGACCACCCTGAAGATCGACGAAATAATCGCCAGGGAGGCGGCCAAGAGGAACCTCATCCACTGCGACGGGAAGAAGGAGTACGCCTACGACAAGCAGAGGAAACTCATGGTCGTCGACACCTTCGGAA
This is a stretch of genomic DNA from Thermoplasmatales archaeon BRNA1. It encodes these proteins:
- a CDS encoding phosphoribosylaminoimidazole-succinocarboxamide synthase is translated as MQKIMTGKVKEVYAIDDDTLEFAYTDHISVFDKIIPSMVPHKGETLCRTAKFWFGILTKEGINNHYISEPSKDRMDVKRVQVIRDYSKIDGKTTNYLIPLEIICRHYAAGSLLDRVKAGKITAEQLGFPKGHEVKYGEKLPRPFVEATTKLEETDRNLTTAEAKEMAGLTDAEYDEIVKTTLKIDEIIAREAAKRNLIHCDGKKEYAYDKQRKLMVVDTFGTLDEDRWWDAEEYAKGNIVELSKEFVRQYYRETGYHKALYDARDKGEAEPDIPALPQEIVDRVSKLYVDMYERITGEKF